One genomic window of Candidatus Kuenenia stuttgartiensis includes the following:
- a CDS encoding phage integrase N-terminal SAM-like domain-containing protein, which yields MGTEKRCVNGIKRFIIFHGKRHPLHIGEHGVSRFLSRLAIKKQVSAFTQNQA from the coding sequence ATGGGAACAGAAAAGAGGTGTGTTAACGGGATTAAACGCTTTATCATTTTTCATGGAAAGCGGCATCCGTTACACATAGGAGAACATGGAGTCAGTAGATTTCTTTCTCGTCTTGCAATTAAGAAACAAGTGTCTGCTTTCACACAGAATCAGGCATGA
- a CDS encoding HdeD family acid-resistance protein, which translates to MFVFYEFKQEEIDLGALKQRRKEEISKQRGWYIFEGIVFLLSGLLAAFLPFATALGINILVGILLVLSGGFQVFAFFKRRERWLLLLSGILSVIAGGIMLLFPAAGLMGLSILIGVFLLLEGSLEIVMAFAFRPSPRWGWMLIAGIVTLIMGVLVFVFFPLAGMLYMALVLAINLCAYGMSILILVSKTKINF; encoded by the coding sequence ATGTTTGTATTCTACGAATTTAAACAAGAAGAAATTGACCTTGGAGCCTTGAAACAAAGGCGTAAGGAAGAAATCTCAAAACAGCGGGGTTGGTATATCTTTGAAGGCATTGTTTTTTTACTCTCCGGATTATTAGCGGCGTTTTTGCCTTTTGCGACAGCGCTTGGCATCAATATTCTGGTCGGTATTTTGTTGGTGTTGAGCGGTGGTTTTCAGGTCTTTGCGTTTTTTAAACGGCGTGAGCGTTGGCTATTGCTGTTATCCGGTATCCTCTCTGTCATCGCGGGAGGAATAATGCTGCTTTTTCCTGCCGCAGGGCTTATGGGACTCAGTATCCTGATCGGTGTATTTCTCCTTTTGGAAGGTTCGCTTGAAATCGTTATGGCCTTTGCATTCCGCCCTTCTCCACGCTGGGGTTGGATGCTGATCGCCGGGATTGTTACTCTGATCATGGGTGTTTTAGTTTTTGTTTTTTTCCCGCTGGCAGGAATGCTTTACATGGCCTTGGTCTTGGCCATTAATTTGTGCGCTTATGGCATGTCCATTTTAATTCTGGTTTCCAAAACCAAAATAAATTTCTAA
- a CDS encoding AAA family ATPase: MLVMKKGGQLTERVRRRPYFVVLLDEIEKAHPDVCNILLQVFDDGRLTDGKGRMVDFSNTIIIATSNIGSHLIQENSRKEEKEQLSYDDLKSRLMDELLHRFRPEFLNRIDEIIVFHSLCKEQIRDIIALQMERVKRLAHAQEITLDFNDSLIDYLSDIGFKPEFGARELKRYICSEVEAGLAEKMLGQSFKPGDFVVISYDKKKKEVVMEKKQTRQENSEEIQGEKEIRFRR; encoded by the coding sequence ATGTTGGTTATGAAGAAGGGGGGACAACTCACCGAGCGTGTGCGCAGACGCCCTTATTTTGTAGTGCTATTGGATGAGATTGAAAAAGCGCACCCTGATGTTTGCAACATCCTGTTGCAGGTCTTTGATGACGGACGTTTAACGGATGGAAAAGGACGCATGGTTGATTTTTCCAATACGATTATTATCGCCACAAGTAATATCGGTTCTCATCTCATTCAGGAAAATTCCCGAAAAGAAGAAAAGGAGCAGCTTTCCTATGATGATCTGAAATCAAGATTGATGGATGAGCTGCTACATCGGTTCCGTCCGGAATTTCTCAACCGGATTGATGAGATCATTGTCTTCCACTCTCTCTGCAAAGAGCAGATTCGAGATATTATAGCCCTGCAGATGGAACGGGTTAAACGCCTTGCCCATGCTCAGGAGATCACGCTGGACTTTAATGATAGCCTGATCGATTATCTGTCTGATATCGGATTTAAACCTGAATTTGGTGCGCGTGAGCTGAAGCGCTACATTTGCTCAGAAGTCGAAGCAGGTCTGGCGGAAAAGATGCTGGGGCAAAGTTTTAAGCCCGGTGATTTCGTTGTTATCTCCTATGACAAGAAAAAGAAAGAGGTTGTCATGGAAAAAAAGCAAACCCGGCAAGAAAACAGCGAAGAAATCCAAGGGGAAAAAGAAATCCGTTTCAGGAGATAA
- a CDS encoding S10 family peptidase, with translation MFNTLGSTNRFTISAFTLICVCFMYTSIVLGVPDNKKVEVEKQQAEERVLDASNRAVTQHTLTTADKTLEYFATAASLTITDKEAKPVSRIFYISYTADEQHDYPRPVTFVFNGGPGAASAYLHMGALGPKRVEFSDDGKVLHMPARLLDNSKSWLSFTDLVFVDPVGTGYSREIKDDTENNKGRKLRPSKEKSIGKYAWGVVEDTDSLARFIRTYLTKEERWLSPIFLAGESYGGFRVARLSKLLQSDFGIVPSGLVLISPAIDFGLLWGSERSLWPWVALLPSYTAVAAFHERSDMITYKADNPRVSLGEVERFALSEYLTGLAGGDLLPDWIEQSSNMMGLHADILHRWAGRVPPARFAKALLSDQRRLVSLYDGSIKLVDSDPARQMLAGGDPYLDRLNAPVTAAFNTYVRDHLDFKTELPYLLLNEEVFKSWNWWSGIQGQQGFAEAVADLKQAMCINPHMQVLIIHGVFDLVTPYYATWITIKQMDLDPEISDNI, from the coding sequence ATGTTTAACACATTAGGAAGCACTAATCGATTCACAATATCAGCCTTTACGCTGATTTGTGTTTGCTTTATGTATACGTCTATTGTATTGGGTGTGCCAGACAACAAGAAGGTTGAGGTGGAAAAACAGCAGGCCGAAGAGCGTGTTCTTGACGCATCGAACAGGGCCGTTACCCAACATACTCTGACGACAGCGGATAAAACACTGGAGTATTTTGCCACCGCAGCATCGCTGACCATAACGGATAAGGAGGCAAAGCCAGTCAGCAGGATTTTTTATATCAGTTATACCGCTGACGAACAACATGATTACCCACGGCCGGTGACCTTTGTTTTCAACGGTGGTCCAGGTGCTGCCTCGGCATATCTGCACATGGGAGCTTTAGGTCCAAAACGCGTCGAGTTCAGTGACGATGGAAAGGTACTCCATATGCCAGCCCGATTACTCGATAATTCAAAGAGTTGGCTATCGTTTACGGATCTGGTCTTTGTAGATCCTGTTGGAACGGGTTACAGTCGTGAGATTAAGGATGACACCGAAAACAATAAAGGGCGGAAGTTGAGACCTTCGAAGGAAAAATCGATAGGTAAATACGCCTGGGGCGTGGTGGAAGATACCGACTCTCTGGCCCGCTTTATTCGCACTTATCTGACCAAGGAGGAACGTTGGCTTTCGCCAATTTTTCTTGCCGGAGAAAGCTATGGCGGTTTTAGGGTCGCACGTTTATCAAAACTGCTTCAGTCAGATTTTGGCATTGTGCCAAGTGGGTTGGTACTCATCTCTCCGGCGATTGATTTTGGGTTGCTTTGGGGCAGCGAACGAAGCCTGTGGCCTTGGGTGGCCTTGCTGCCGAGCTACACTGCAGTGGCGGCATTCCATGAACGCAGTGACATGATAACGTATAAAGCTGATAACCCCCGTGTTTCGCTTGGTGAAGTGGAGCGTTTCGCCTTATCAGAATATTTAACCGGATTAGCCGGTGGTGACTTGCTGCCGGATTGGATTGAGCAATCGAGCAACATGATGGGATTACATGCGGACATCCTGCATCGTTGGGCAGGACGCGTCCCACCGGCTCGCTTCGCTAAAGCCTTATTGTCAGACCAGAGACGTTTGGTGAGTTTATACGATGGGTCGATTAAACTTGTCGATTCTGATCCTGCAAGACAGATGCTTGCTGGTGGCGATCCGTATCTCGACCGGCTCAATGCACCAGTAACAGCAGCCTTCAATACCTATGTGCGTGACCATTTGGATTTTAAGACTGAGTTACCCTATCTCCTCTTAAATGAGGAGGTGTTCAAATCGTGGAACTGGTGGTCGGGTATTCAGGGGCAACAAGGGTTTGCCGAAGCTGTAGCGGACTTAAAGCAGGCAATGTGCATAAATCCCCATATGCAGGTATTAATCATTCATGGTGTATTTGATCTGGTAACTCCATATTATGCTACCTGGATTACGATTAAGCAAATGGATCTGGATCCTGAGATTAGCGATAATATATAA
- a CDS encoding Hsp20/alpha crystallin family protein produces MALKDLITWNRRKQQPALSGLQHPVATLQREVDRLFDDFFRGFDRFPSLPLKEERFAEFSPKIDVSENDKEIEIIAEVPGMDQNDVEITLRDDVLTIKGEKKQEKEEKDKEYYHVERSYGSFYRSLQLPCEVDQEKVKASFKKGVLKINLPKSGKAQENVRKIEIKGE; encoded by the coding sequence ATGGCCTTGAAAGATTTAATAACCTGGAATAGAAGAAAACAGCAGCCTGCACTATCAGGACTGCAACACCCTGTAGCGACCCTTCAGAGAGAAGTGGACCGATTATTTGACGATTTCTTCAGAGGGTTTGACAGATTCCCGTCCCTCCCATTAAAGGAAGAGCGATTCGCCGAGTTTTCACCGAAGATAGATGTAAGTGAAAATGACAAAGAAATTGAGATTATCGCAGAAGTGCCGGGAATGGATCAAAATGATGTTGAAATTACTTTAAGAGACGATGTGCTCACTATTAAAGGGGAGAAGAAACAGGAAAAGGAAGAAAAGGACAAAGAGTACTATCATGTAGAGCGAAGTTACGGATCCTTTTACCGTTCTCTGCAACTTCCCTGTGAAGTTGACCAGGAAAAAGTGAAGGCTTCGTTCAAAAAAGGGGTGTTGAAAATCAATCTGCCTAAGAGTGGAAAAGCGCAGGAAAATGTGCGTAAGATTGAAATAAAGGGAGAATGA
- a CDS encoding YfdX family protein: MNVIRKFFHDRKGTVISGVVALIALSLFMCATVIASEKALGGGEQRDQSYITFGSGKRYQTTVERYTEGALSAQDKHQASLLTSRIVNHLNNAAKSLIDQNPEAAKPEIKNAQRLTQVVRELLPVTTVTTSVKDVSGKVVYREVDKVQDDKIALYEGTIAMEIVEPIIDAKEKEAALKGLRLADVDVIYTSVLVDLSYIERKLNHTESLLDKGKPDEALVQLALAQTKGVKLVFHEVDNPLVEVQHALRLAERMVEEGKHEAAQDNLRLAQIQLGTYRALLEDEEAKKIVKQLEDDITKLTTKIEEKGAASKIRKFWERAVNLFSKETGQAHTEEKTEQTQERKK; the protein is encoded by the coding sequence ATGAACGTAATTCGTAAGTTTTTTCATGATCGAAAAGGTACAGTAATTTCTGGTGTGGTTGCATTAATTGCTCTCTCTCTGTTTATGTGCGCGACTGTCATCGCCTCAGAAAAGGCATTGGGTGGCGGAGAGCAGCGGGATCAATCATACATCACGTTTGGCAGTGGTAAACGCTATCAGACAACCGTAGAACGGTACACTGAAGGCGCTTTGTCTGCGCAGGATAAGCACCAAGCATCTCTCTTGACTTCGCGTATCGTCAATCATCTGAACAATGCAGCAAAAAGTCTCATCGATCAGAACCCCGAAGCTGCAAAACCGGAGATCAAGAATGCTCAGAGGCTGACGCAGGTTGTGAGGGAATTACTCCCCGTTACTACGGTGACGACATCGGTGAAAGATGTCAGCGGTAAAGTGGTTTATCGGGAGGTTGACAAGGTCCAGGACGACAAGATTGCCTTATATGAGGGCACTATCGCTATGGAAATTGTAGAACCGATCATTGACGCCAAGGAGAAGGAGGCGGCACTTAAAGGACTGCGACTTGCAGATGTTGATGTCATTTATACATCTGTGCTTGTAGACCTCAGCTATATTGAGCGAAAATTGAACCATACAGAGTCTTTATTGGACAAGGGAAAGCCGGACGAAGCACTGGTCCAGTTGGCCCTTGCGCAGACGAAAGGTGTAAAGCTCGTTTTCCATGAGGTAGACAATCCGCTTGTAGAAGTACAGCATGCGTTAAGGCTGGCTGAGCGCATGGTTGAAGAGGGTAAGCACGAAGCTGCACAGGACAACTTGAGACTGGCTCAAATCCAGTTGGGAACATACCGAGCACTGCTGGAAGACGAGGAGGCTAAGAAAATTGTGAAACAGCTTGAGGATGATATCACCAAGCTGACGACAAAGATTGAAGAAAAAGGAGCGGCATCTAAGATTCGCAAGTTCTGGGAGCGGGCAGTCAATTTGTTTAGCAAAGAAACCGGTCAAGCTCACACTGAAGAGAAGACTGAGCAAACTCAGGAGAGAAAGAAATAA
- a CDS encoding Hsp20/alpha crystallin family protein, translating to MSNETKEVATVESQKPEKTEYKGEKTVQGKYYIPMTDIVETDKSLVVTMDVPGVKKENVNVVLENNVLEVDAKIDFTPYEHLNPVYTEYNVGHYTRKFTVSNIIDTGKIDAKLADGVLTLTLPKAPEAQPKKIQIG from the coding sequence ATGAGTAATGAAACAAAGGAAGTAGCAACGGTTGAAAGTCAGAAACCGGAAAAAACAGAATATAAGGGAGAGAAAACGGTGCAAGGCAAATATTATATTCCCATGACGGATATCGTTGAAACCGATAAAAGTCTGGTCGTCACCATGGATGTCCCGGGTGTGAAAAAGGAAAATGTAAATGTCGTGCTGGAAAATAATGTCCTGGAGGTTGATGCAAAAATAGACTTTACGCCGTATGAACATCTTAATCCGGTGTATACCGAGTACAATGTAGGTCATTATACCAGGAAATTTACCGTATCAAATATCATTGATACGGGAAAAATTGATGCAAAACTGGCAGACGGTGTATTGACCCTGACACTGCCAAAGGCGCCGGAAGCACAACCAAAGAAGATTCAGATAGGATAA
- a CDS encoding Hsp20/alpha crystallin family protein: MLPLSRTLETLLGLQEAMDLARDTGFFENTTTSRGVYPPMNIFEKDGDLVLVSELAGVKKEDLNIEVKNNILRLSGERRIDYGENVSYHRIERTASKFDRTLRLPVNVESDQVRAEYIDGLLVISLPRAESEKPKRIAIQ, encoded by the coding sequence ATGTTACCATTATCAAGGACATTGGAAACATTATTAGGGCTTCAGGAGGCAATGGACCTGGCGCGCGACACGGGTTTTTTTGAGAATACTACGACCAGTAGAGGGGTGTATCCGCCGATGAATATTTTTGAAAAAGATGGCGATTTGGTGCTCGTTTCAGAATTAGCAGGGGTAAAGAAGGAGGATCTGAACATAGAGGTAAAAAACAACATATTACGGCTATCCGGAGAACGCAGGATCGACTACGGCGAAAATGTCAGTTACCACCGTATTGAGCGTACTGCATCCAAATTTGACAGGACATTGAGACTACCGGTTAACGTAGAATCTGATCAGGTCAGAGCAGAGTATATAGATGGCCTTCTGGTAATCTCTCTGCCCCGTGCGGAGTCAGAGAAACCAAAACGTATTGCAATTCAATAA
- a CDS encoding PAS domain-containing protein gives MNKKKNSVQKWLVPYNGDKTDVPPYFFTDDGSIDKSIIDNLDSDVILLDRDLNIVLMNKAAEKTCGVSFHEVKGTNYMALRLKSLEQELSKNLNNVLQTKKTFNIDVRTTMIYTHTIKIQTIKEVKSPLDF, from the coding sequence ATGAATAAAAAAAAGAATTCTGTTCAAAAATGGCTCGTTCCGTATAACGGCGATAAGACCGATGTTCCGCCTTATTTCTTTACCGATGATGGAAGCATTGACAAATCTATAATAGATAACCTTGATTCAGATGTTATTCTTTTGGACAGAGATCTCAACATTGTACTGATGAATAAGGCAGCGGAAAAGACATGTGGTGTGAGTTTTCACGAAGTAAAAGGTACCAACTATATGGCGTTACGACTGAAATCCTTAGAACAAGAGCTGTCAAAGAACTTGAATAATGTCCTTCAAACGAAGAAAACCTTTAATATTGATGTAAGGACGACCATGATATACACCCATACGATCAAAATCCAGACCATCAAAGAGGTAAAAAGTCCGCTCGATTTCTGA